A genome region from Myxococcales bacterium includes the following:
- a CDS encoding DUF2961 domain-containing protein translates to MQRLVWLALCLTLAVPAAAWPQATGLARMTDLWNLPVTAPGTQVFGESSHDRTGLNEDGFAGLFSRLYYEDGKHVLYDAEGPGCVYRMWFTLLNPAARLQIFVDEAAMPAVDADLDDFFAGTAAPFTPPLVWDDVASSGGFVSYVPICYRKRLVIATTGYPFFYNFTAHSYRADVAVAAFTGSEDDAAARSIYDPANAGRDPKDTDGVSYDTADLEIQPGDENEIFVDAGSGQVASLELTPAALTADALADVRLVIRFDAAAAPAVDLPLGRFFGTAVDAPSGSLLIGRLDDTLYCFFPMPYFSAASIRLANDGAIAYAFHSVVGHTATPPDDHAGRFAAVASDSVPTVYGRDHVFVETSGQGRIVGVLQVSAGLSGLGFLEGDERFYPDGLRTPTIQGTGTEDYYNGGWYFNQGTFLLPTHGHPLLRNDGVWTTAAMYRLHLGDSLDFYDGVRFSIEHDALDTATDEEYRTVAFVYRDDEPALVPIDEFDVGDAGDEARFQYSGVGDEAVGPDFYFYEGDSDLVGIFDGGYRTAGEASLSFAVNPFNDGVRLVRRLDQSRGREVVRVWVNGRDAGLWRTSERNTFKRWRDAVFDLPPALTHGERRLEIVLENAAPDRPFTQYRYWFQAWKNPLLGRLAELELTSPAAVLAVGDTLQLTTDGIYPSGNAEEVTGWVEYELSDPALAAIDYGELRALAPGELCVTAKTGALASNEICVLIEETADDDNDDNDDNDDNDDNDDNDDDNDDDAGGGPSDDGDNDDAGGCGC, encoded by the coding sequence ATGCAGCGGCTGGTTTGGTTGGCGCTTTGCCTGACGCTGGCGGTTCCGGCGGCGGCCTGGCCGCAGGCGACCGGTTTGGCGCGGATGACGGATTTGTGGAACCTGCCGGTGACGGCGCCGGGCACGCAGGTCTTCGGCGAATCCAGCCACGATCGCACCGGCCTGAACGAGGACGGTTTCGCCGGCCTTTTCTCGCGGCTCTATTACGAGGACGGCAAGCACGTGCTGTACGACGCCGAGGGGCCGGGCTGCGTGTACCGGATGTGGTTCACGCTGCTGAACCCCGCCGCGCGGCTGCAGATTTTCGTGGACGAGGCGGCGATGCCGGCCGTCGACGCCGATCTGGATGATTTTTTCGCCGGGACGGCCGCGCCGTTCACCCCGCCGCTGGTCTGGGATGACGTGGCGTCCAGCGGCGGCTTCGTTTCGTACGTACCGATTTGCTACCGGAAACGGTTGGTGATCGCCACGACCGGCTATCCGTTTTTCTACAACTTTACCGCGCACTCCTACCGCGCCGACGTCGCGGTGGCCGCGTTCACCGGGTCGGAGGACGACGCCGCGGCCCGCTCGATTTACGATCCCGCCAATGCCGGCCGCGATCCCAAGGACACCGACGGCGTGTCGTACGACACCGCCGATCTCGAGATACAACCCGGCGATGAAAACGAAATCTTTGTCGATGCCGGGTCCGGCCAGGTGGCCAGCCTCGAATTGACCCCGGCGGCGCTGACCGCGGACGCGCTGGCCGACGTGCGCCTGGTGATCCGTTTCGACGCCGCCGCCGCGCCCGCCGTCGACCTGCCGCTGGGGCGGTTCTTCGGCACGGCCGTCGACGCGCCGAGCGGTTCCCTGCTCATCGGCCGGCTGGACGACACGCTGTATTGCTTCTTTCCCATGCCGTATTTTTCCGCCGCGTCGATCCGTCTGGCCAACGACGGCGCGATCGCTTATGCGTTTCACTCGGTGGTCGGCCATACCGCAACGCCGCCCGACGACCACGCCGGCCGCTTCGCCGCCGTCGCTTCCGATTCGGTACCGACGGTTTACGGCCGCGATCACGTGTTCGTCGAAACGAGCGGGCAGGGGCGGATCGTCGGGGTGTTGCAAGTCTCGGCCGGACTGAGCGGCCTGGGATTTCTGGAAGGCGACGAGCGCTTCTACCCGGACGGCTTGCGCACGCCGACGATCCAGGGAACCGGCACCGAGGATTACTACAACGGCGGCTGGTATTTCAATCAAGGCACGTTTTTGCTGCCGACGCATGGCCACCCGCTGCTGCGCAACGACGGGGTCTGGACCACGGCGGCCATGTACCGCCTGCACCTCGGCGACAGCCTGGATTTTTACGACGGCGTCCGCTTCTCTATCGAGCACGACGCGCTCGATACCGCCACCGACGAGGAATACCGCACCGTGGCGTTCGTGTACCGCGACGACGAACCGGCGTTGGTGCCGATCGACGAATTCGATGTCGGCGACGCCGGCGACGAAGCGCGCTTCCAATATTCCGGTGTCGGCGACGAGGCGGTCGGCCCGGATTTTTATTTTTACGAGGGCGACTCCGATTTGGTGGGGATTTTCGACGGCGGCTACCGCACCGCGGGCGAAGCGAGCCTTTCGTTCGCGGTCAATCCGTTCAATGACGGCGTGCGCCTGGTGCGCCGTCTCGATCAAAGCCGGGGCCGCGAAGTGGTGCGCGTCTGGGTGAACGGCCGGGACGCCGGCCTCTGGCGCACCAGCGAACGCAACACCTTCAAGCGGTGGCGCGACGCGGTGTTCGACCTGCCGCCCGCGCTGACCCACGGCGAGCGCCGGCTGGAGATCGTTTTGGAAAACGCCGCGCCGGACCGCCCGTTCACCCAATATCGCTATTGGTTCCAGGCCTGGAAAAATCCCCTGCTCGGCCGCCTCGCCGAGTTGGAGCTGACGTCCCCGGCGGCGGTGCTGGCCGTGGGCGATACCCTGCAATTGACCACGGACGGAATTTATCCCAGCGGGAACGCCGAGGAAGTCACCGGCTGGGTGGAGTACGAGTTGAGCGATCCGGCGCTGGCCGCAATCGACTACGGCGAATTGCGCGCGCTGGCCCCCGGCGAACTGTGCGTGACCGCCAAGACCGGCGCCCTCGCCAGCAACGAGATCTGTGTGCTCATCGAGGAAACCGCCGATGACGACAACGATGACAACGATGACAATGACGATAACGACGATAACGATGACAACGACGACGACAACGACGACGATGCGGGCGGCGGACCGAGCGACGACGGCGACAACGACGACGCCGGCGGCTGCGGTTGCTGA